One region of Triticum aestivum cultivar Chinese Spring chromosome 6B, IWGSC CS RefSeq v2.1, whole genome shotgun sequence genomic DNA includes:
- the LOC123137512 gene encoding glycolipid transfer protein 1, with product MAETVFAPCLEGMKHVRSDSGVMLAKPFLDVCKQILPVLDKFGAAMAIVKSDIGGNITRLENKYSSDPSKYEHLYTMVQEEVEKKTAKGSSSCTNGLLWLTRAMDFLVELFRNLLDHPDWTMSQACTDSYTKTLKKWHGWLASSSFTVAMKLAPNKDKFMEVISGTGDIKADIEKFCTTFYPFLKENHDFLASVGLDDMKAS from the exons ATGGCCGAGACGGTGTTCGCTCCGTGTTTGGAAGGGATGAAGCATGTCAGGTCGGACAGCGGGGTCATGCTCGCCAAGCCCTTCCTTGATGTCTGCAAGCAAATCTTGCCTGTCCTGG ATAAATTTGGTGCTGCTATGGCAATTGTGAAGAGTGATATTGGAGGTAATATCACG AGGTTGGAGAACAAGTATTCTTCAGACCCGTCAAAATATGAGCACTTGTACACCATGGTCCAAGAAGAAGTTGAAAAGAAGACCGCAAAGGGTTCATCAAGCTGCACAAATGGACTTCTATGGCTCACGAG GGCTATGGACTTCCTTGTTGAACTGTTCCGTAATCTACTTGACCATCCAGACTGGACTATGAGTCAAGCATGTACTGATTCATACACAAAAACTCTGAAGAAATGGCATGGGTGGCTCGCCAGTTCCAGTTTTACG GTGGCTATGAAGCTTGCTCCTAACAAAGATAAATTTATGGAGGTAATTAGCGGAACGGGTGATATCAAAGCAGACATTGAGAAATTCTGCACCACCTTTTATCCCTTTCTCAAGGAGAATCATGACTTCCTG GCCAGTGTTGGGCTCGATGATATGAAGGCTTCTTAA